The nucleotide sequence ACCGGCACCGGGGCGGCCTGCCTCGGACACCCCCTGAACGCCGCCCTCTGGCTCGCTGACACCCTGGTGCGCCGCGGGCGCCCCCTGCTCGCGGGCGACACCGTGCTGACCGGCGCGCTCGGCCCGATGGTGCCGGTCACGGCCGGGGACGTTCTGGAAGCCCACATCGAGGGGCTCGGCAGCGTACGCGCCGCCTTCGCCCGGGAGGAGAGCTGATGAGCGCCGTGACACCGGACGTGGCCGCCCTGGCGCGCACTCTTGACGACGCGGCCCTGCGGGCGCGTGCCGTCCCCCGCCTGACCGACACGGCCGGCCTCGACGTCGAGGCCGGGTACGCCGTGCAGCGGGCCCTGGTCGAGCGGCGGTTGGCCCGCGGCGAGCGAATGGCCGGCATCAAGCTCGGTTTCACCAGCAGGGCCAAGATGCGCCAGATGGGTGTGGACGATCTGATCTGGGGCCGGCTCACCGACGCCATGCGTTTCACCGACGGTGCCACCGCCGGTCTGGACCGGTGCGTCCACCCGCGCATCGAGCCGGAGATCGCCTTCCTGCTCGGCAGGCCGGTCACCGGCGACATCTCCGGCGAGGAGGCGGCCGCCGCCGTGACGGCCGTGGCACCCGCGTACGAGATCATCGACTCCCGCTACGAGGGGTTCCGCTTCTCCCTGCCGGACGTCGTCGCGGACAACTCCTCCTCCTCGGGCTTCGGCGTCGGACCCTGGCGCGATGTGCGCTCCTTCGACCTGGTGACCGGGCTCGCCAATCTCGGCATGACCCTCGAGGTCGACGGACGCGCCGTCGAGACCGGCAGTTCCGCCGCCATCCTCGGCCACCCGCTGCGCTCGATCACCGCTGCCGCCCGGCTCGCCGCGGACGCCGGCCTCGTGCTGGAGAAGGGCTGGGTGGTGCTCGCCGGAGCCGCCACCGCCGCCGTGCCCTTGGAAGCAGGCCGGTACGTGAGGGTGAACGTGGGGCGACTGGGATCTGTCGACATCACCACCGAGGGGGAGCAGGGCCGATGAGCGAGCAGAACACCGCGTCCACCGGCGCCATCACCGTGACCGGCAAGGCCCGCCCCCGCGGACGCTTCCCGCATGTGCGCCGCGCCGGAGACTTCGTCCATGTCTCCGGGACGAGCTCACGCCGCCCGGACAACACCTTCGTCGGCGTCGAGGTCGACGAACTCGGCACCGCCCGACTGGACATCGCCGCCCAGACCCGCGCGGTCATCGAGAACATCGGCGATCTCCTCGAAGCCGCCGGCGCGAACCTCGCCGACGTGGTCGACGTGACCACGTACCTCGTCAATATGAACGACTTCGGCGGCTACAACGAGGTCTACGCCGAGTTCTTCGACGAGAACGGCCCCACTCGCACCACCGTGGCCGTCCACCAGCTTCCCCACCCCCACCTCCTCATCGAGATCTCCTGCGTTGCGTACCTGCCCCGCACCCGCACGGAAGGCTGACACATGGTCTCCAAGAACGTCCTCAAGCCGTTCAACTTCCAGCAGTGGATCGACGATCACCAGGACCTGCTCAAGCCACCCGTAGGCAACGTCCAGATCTGGGAGGACGCCGACCTGATGGTCACCATCGTCGGCGGTCCCAACCAGCGCACCGACTTCCACGACGACCCGGGCGAGGAGTTCTTCTACCAGCTCAAGGGCAACATGGTGCTGCGGGTGATGGAGGAGGAAGGCGAGCCCCCCGTCGATGTGCAGATCCGTGAGGGCGACGTCTTCATGCTCCCCGGACACGTGCGGCACTCCCCGCAGCGTCCCGAGCCGGGCAGTATCGGCCTCGTCGTCGAGCACGCCCGCCCCGAGGGCGCGCTGGACGGCTCCGAGTGGTACTGCACCGAGTGCCACCACCTGGTACACCGCTCCGAGGTCGCGCTGACCTCCATCGTCGACGACCTGCCGCCGCTGTTCGCCGCGTTCTACGGCGACGAGAAGCTCCGTACCTGCGGGCACTGCGGGGCCCTGCACCCCGGCAAGGAATGGCCCGAGCACCTGCGTCCAGTGCCGCGCGCCCCAGAGCGGTGACCACCGCCCCCCGCCTTGTATTGAGACTGAACGGAGCACCAGTGACGGTCGTCGATGTCCACGCGCACGTCTTCCCGCGCATCTCCCGCACCGAGTCCCGCATCCTGGACGCCGAGAACGGCCCCTGGCTGCGCGAGGACGAGGGCGGGGCCGGGATGATGATGAGCGGGACCACCGAGTACCGCCCGGTCGGCGCCGAGCTGTGGGACGCCGCAACGCGGATCGGGCAGATGGACCGCCAGGGCGTCGACATCCAGGTGGTGTCCTCGACGCCGCTGATGTTCGGCTACAGCGCCGACGTGTCCCGGGCCGCCGAATGGTGCGAACTCGTCAACGACCGTATTCTCGGCCTCTGTTCCCACGCCCCCGACCGGCTCGTGCCACTGTGCCAGGTGCCGCTGCAGGACACCGAGGCGGCCTGCGAGGAGATCACCCGGGCGATGGCCAAGGGCCACGCGGGCGTTCACATCGGCAACCACATCGGCGACCGGAATCTCGACGACGGCGCGCTCCGTGAATTCCTCGCGCACTGCGCCCGCGAGAATGCCGCGGTGTTCGTCCACCCCTGGGACATGCTCGCCCCGGAGCGGATGCCGGAGTACATGCTGCCCTGGCTCGTGGGCATGGCAGCGGAGACCCAGCTCAGCATCCTCGGACTGATCCTCTCCGGCGCCTTCGAGGAACTGCCGCGGAACCTCCGGCTCTGCTTCGCCCACGGCGGCGGCAGCTTCCCGTACCTGCTCGGCCGGGCCGACAACGCCTGGCACCGGCGTGACATCGTCCGCAAGGACTCGCCCAGACCGCCGTCGGCCTACCTCGACCGCTTCCACCTGGACTCGGCCGTCTTCGATCCCGGCGCCTTCAGACTCCTGGTCGACGTGATGAGCCCCGAGCGGGTCATGCTCGGCACCGACTACCCCTTCCCCCTCGGCGAGGAGGAGCACGGCGCCCTCGTCCGCGGCAGCGACCTGTCCACTGCCGACCGTGACCTGATCCTCGGTCAGAACGCCCTGAAGTTCTTCCGTATCGGCAGCCCCGCGAAGGCATGACGGAGACGCGGGCATGAGCGGGACCGAGGCGACGGCCTGGCCCGGGCCCGGCGCCTGAAGGCCGCCACCACCCACGAGGGCCTCGACGGTCTGATCGCCATCGCAGCAGATAAGTCCGAGTCGTAGTAAGCCAGCCCCCCACATCTCGCCGCACCCGCCCCACGGGCGGGTGCCCGTCCCCCGAGGTGAAGCCCGCATGACTCCGACCGACAGCAGAACTTCCGGTACCCAACAGGCGAGGCGTGTCGCCTGGGCCGCCTTCATCGGATCCACCATCGAGTGGTACGACTTCTTTCTCTACGCCACCGCCGCGGCGCTGATCTTCAACGAGCAGTTCTTCCCGACCGCGGACCCGGCCGTGGGCTCCATTGCCGCCTTCGGCACCCTCGCCGCGGGCTTCGTCTCCCGGCCGCTCGGCGGTCTGGTCATGGGCCACTTCGGTGACCGCTATGGGCGCAAGAACACCCTGATCGCCTCTCTGCTGATCATGGGTCTGTGCACGGCCGCCATCGGCCTGATACCCACCTACGCCGGCATCGGCGTGGCCGCGCCGATCCTGCTCACGCTGATGCGGGTGATCCAGGGAATCGGCCTCGGTGGCGAATGGGGCGGAGCGGTCGTGATGACCCTCGCGCACGCACCGGAGAACCGTCGTGGCCTCTACGGTGCGGCCCCGCAGATGGGTGTGCCCGCAGGTCTGATCGCCGCCAACCTCGCAGTGCTGGGGCTCACCCGCGGTCTGGGCGAGGACGCCTTCAACTCCTGGGGCTGGCGAATTCCCTTCCTGCTCAGCCTCCTTCTGGTCGCTGTCGGCATGTACCTGCGGCTGCGTATTGAGGAGAGCCGCGCCTACAGCGAACTCGCCGAGCCCGCCGCGCCCGCCGAGCAGAAGAAGCTCCCGGTCACCGAAGTCCTGCAGGAACACTGGCGCTCGGTCCTGCGCGCCTGCTTCGTCATCGTCGGCAACTCCTGTGTGGCATACGTCTTCATGACCTACGTGCTGTCCTACGGCAAGCAGACCCTGCACATCGACGCGGTCTTCCTGCTGCTGAGCGTGACCGGCGGTGCCGCGATGTGGCTCGTCTCGGCCCCGTTCTGGGGACGGCTCGGCGACCGGTGGGGACTGCGCAGGCTATTCCTGACCGGCGGGTTCATCCGGGTCGCGTGGGCGCTGGCGTTCCTGCCGGTCGTGGACACCGGGAACAAGCCGCTGATCTTCGTGTTCATGATGTCGATGGGTGTGGTCCTGTCGATGACCCACGCCTCGGTGGGCGTGATGACGGCCCTCATGTTCCCGCTGAAGATCCGCTACACCGGTTCCTCCGCCGCCTACCAGATCGGCTCGCTGCTCGGCGGCGGCATCACCCCGCTCGTCGCCGCCTCGCTGATGAAGGCCACCGGTACCTCGATGAGCATCACCCTGTACATCCTGGTCGTCGGCCTGATCAGCCTCGCCGCCACCAAGGGGCTGTCCAGGGACGACGTCGGCGAGGGCGTCAGCGCAGCCGAGCAGAAACCGCAGCCGCAAAAGGTCTGATGGCCGCCAGGCGCCGTACCCCGGTGGGCGACCATCGGGGTACGGGCGGACGGAACAGCCCTTGAGAGAGAAGATGGGGACAACCATGGAGCTTGTCATTCTGGGCAGCGCCGGCGGTCCACAGCCGCATCCCGGCAAGGCTGCCCCGGCCACCGCGGTCGTCGTCGACGGCGACATCCACGTCATCGACTGCGGCAATGGTGTGGGACGGCAGATCGTCTCGGCCGGCCTGGAGCTGACCGATCTGCGGTCGGTCCTCGTCACCCACCACCACGTCGACCACAACGCCGACCTCGGCGCCCTGGTCCACCTGGCGTGGACCGCGGCCCGGTGCGAACCGGTCGACGTCTACGGGCCCGCCCCGCTGGAGTCGATGATCAAGCAGTACCTCGAGCTCAACGAGCCCGACATCAGCCACCGCGAGAGCCTCGGCCGGCCGGCCCTGGCCGGTGTCTTCCGGCCCCATGAGGTCTCCGGGCCCGGCACCGTCCACGAGGCCGACGGCGTACGGATCAGCGCCGCCGTCGCCACACATCCGCCGATGCCCTCGTTCTCCTACCGCGTCGACACTCACGGACGCTCCGTGGTCGTCTCCGGCGACACCGCCCGCTGCGACGAGGTGGTCGAACTCTCCCGGGGCGCCGGCGTCCTCGTCCACGAGGCGTACTCCCCGGACCACCTCGCCGAGTTCATGGCAGGCTCCAACACCAAGGTCGAGCGCCTGCGACAGCACTTCGCGCGGGCCCACACCAGCGCCGAGGACGCGGGCCGGGTCGCCGCCGAGGCCGGAGTGCGCACCCTCGTCCTGTGGCACCTGATCCCGTGGCAGCTCTCCGACGAGGAGTACGCCGCCCAGGCCGCGCGGACCTTCGACGGGGAGATCGTCGTGGCGCACGACCTCCAGCGCATTCCCGTCTGACCCTTCTCACGGAACGGCCCGCCTCACCCCTCGCCGCGGTCGGCAGTGGCCGCGGCTGGATGCGCGGTGCGACGGCGAGTTGCTGCCGGAGCATCAAGATCTCAATGTAACCCGCAGGTCACCTCGCGCACCCTGAGCCTCGATCCACCGACGGCCATCGGGAACGAGCCTTCAGGGCTCGCGCCGTCCCCCGGCATACCGCGAACCGGTGACGGCGCCCCTCCCGCAACTGGGAGGGGCGCCGTCGGGCGTTCTGCCGGCGTGGCGGATGGGGTCAGACGTCCAGCATTCCCGATGTGTCGATGACCTGACGGATCGCCCGGCCCGAGGCCAGCTCCTCCATCGCCGTGTTGATGCCGGTCAGCGGCAGGGTGCCGGTGTGCATCCGCTCCACCGGCATCCGGCCCGCCCGCCACAGGTCCAGGAACCTCGGGATGTCGCGGCGTGGTACCGCGTCGCCCATGTACGAGCCCAGCAGGGACTTGCCCTCGCCCGCGAACGTCAGCGCCGGAACCTCCAGCACCCGGTCGGGGGCGGGCAGGCCCACCG is from Streptomyces hygroscopicus and encodes:
- a CDS encoding 4-oxalocrotonate decarboxylase; its protein translation is MSAVTPDVAALARTLDDAALRARAVPRLTDTAGLDVEAGYAVQRALVERRLARGERMAGIKLGFTSRAKMRQMGVDDLIWGRLTDAMRFTDGATAGLDRCVHPRIEPEIAFLLGRPVTGDISGEEAAAAVTAVAPAYEIIDSRYEGFRFSLPDVVADNSSSSGFGVGPWRDVRSFDLVTGLANLGMTLEVDGRAVETGSSAAILGHPLRSITAAARLAADAGLVLEKGWVVLAGAATAAVPLEAGRYVRVNVGRLGSVDITTEGEQGR
- a CDS encoding 3-hydroxyanthranilate 3,4-dioxygenase; translated protein: MVSKNVLKPFNFQQWIDDHQDLLKPPVGNVQIWEDADLMVTIVGGPNQRTDFHDDPGEEFFYQLKGNMVLRVMEEEGEPPVDVQIREGDVFMLPGHVRHSPQRPEPGSIGLVVEHARPEGALDGSEWYCTECHHLVHRSEVALTSIVDDLPPLFAAFYGDEKLRTCGHCGALHPGKEWPEHLRPVPRAPER
- a CDS encoding beta-lactamase; the encoded protein is MELVILGSAGGPQPHPGKAAPATAVVVDGDIHVIDCGNGVGRQIVSAGLELTDLRSVLVTHHHVDHNADLGALVHLAWTAARCEPVDVYGPAPLESMIKQYLELNEPDISHRESLGRPALAGVFRPHEVSGPGTVHEADGVRISAAVATHPPMPSFSYRVDTHGRSVVVSGDTARCDEVVELSRGAGVLVHEAYSPDHLAEFMAGSNTKVERLRQHFARAHTSAEDAGRVAAEAGVRTLVLWHLIPWQLSDEEYAAQAARTFDGEIVVAHDLQRIPV